In Providencia zhijiangensis, a single window of DNA contains:
- the yeiB gene encoding DUF418 domain-containing protein YeiB, with amino-acid sequence MTSTVSVAPKSRIGQLDTVRGIAILGILLLNIFGFALPQAAYLNPYYTPEVSSSDAAVWVFFNLFFQGKFLGIFSLLFGATLGLLSYRAILWQRSRLIILAIIGLIHGIGFWDGDILLAYSLTGLIAIMVLPHYAVSTLFKIAISIYLIGLVILFAIGSNVVDTSFWQITVDQAFLDAWQHRIGGMTGIAYRAGEVAMMVELLVIQYGWQLVAMMILGALLLKNGWLKGQFTEQHYRRMAIIFILPTVVIQSVALYVQSLFGWRYFDTSIIGYIINELAVPFQSLGYIALVYGFWGAFSRSVLAKALQNVGRMALSNYLLQTLICTTIFYHLGYFYQFTRVELLAFIPPIWCANLLFSYCWLSFFKQGPVEWCWRQLTDKLFYLLNRHSPSEH; translated from the coding sequence ATGACCTCCACCGTTTCAGTTGCCCCTAAAAGCCGTATCGGGCAACTTGATACAGTACGTGGCATTGCCATCCTCGGTATTTTATTGCTGAATATCTTTGGATTTGCATTGCCACAAGCGGCCTATCTTAATCCTTATTACACCCCTGAAGTATCATCCTCTGATGCGGCGGTTTGGGTGTTTTTTAATCTTTTCTTTCAAGGGAAGTTTCTGGGTATTTTTTCCCTACTGTTTGGCGCTACATTAGGCTTACTAAGTTATCGCGCAATATTGTGGCAACGTAGCCGACTGATTATTTTAGCGATTATTGGATTGATTCATGGAATTGGTTTTTGGGATGGGGATATTCTTCTCGCCTATTCCTTGACGGGGCTGATTGCGATAATGGTGCTGCCGCACTATGCGGTTTCCACCTTGTTCAAAATTGCCATTTCTATCTATTTGATTGGTTTGGTTATTCTATTTGCCATTGGCAGTAATGTGGTGGATACCAGTTTTTGGCAGATCACCGTAGACCAAGCGTTTCTTGATGCTTGGCAACATCGCATTGGTGGAATGACAGGGATAGCATATCGCGCGGGTGAAGTGGCGATGATGGTTGAGTTGCTGGTGATCCAGTATGGCTGGCAACTGGTTGCAATGATGATCCTAGGAGCGCTGTTACTGAAAAATGGTTGGCTAAAAGGGCAGTTTACCGAGCAGCATTATCGCCGAATGGCCATTATATTCATCCTTCCCACCGTGGTGATTCAGTCAGTGGCTCTCTATGTTCAAAGCCTTTTCGGTTGGCGGTATTTTGATACCTCGATTATCGGCTATATCATTAATGAGCTAGCGGTACCGTTTCAGTCTTTGGGCTATATAGCGCTAGTGTATGGGTTTTGGGGGGCATTTAGCCGAAGTGTACTCGCGAAAGCATTGCAAAATGTTGGGCGGATGGCTCTGAGTAATTACTTACTTCAAACACTGATTTGTACCACCATTTTTTACCATTTGGGCTATTTTTATCAGTTTACCCGAGTGGAACTGTTAGCGTTCATTCCACCCATTTGGTGTGCCAATTTACTGTTTTCTTATTGCTGGTTGAGCTTCTTTAAGCAAGGGCCTGTGGAATGGTGTTGGCGACAACTGACAGACAAGCTGTTTTATCTTTTAAATCGCCATTCACCATCCGAACATTAA
- the sanA gene encoding outer membrane permeability protein SanA, with protein MRKRLLYGLLILAGIAFATVILLDRWISWETAPYIYEDVEQLPARDVGMVLGTSKYYASGATNLYYTYRIKGAADAYHSGKVKYLLLSGDNGAHNYNEPIAMRKDLIKAGVPASKIVLDFAGFRTLDSVVRTKKVFDTDNFTIITQRFHCERALFIAKHKGIDAQCLAVPTPEGMFKVRIREVFARLGALADLYILQREPKFLGEQESIPAPIKMPDGTKGYPAVTPDELNKLN; from the coding sequence ATGAGGAAACGTCTGCTTTATGGTCTATTAATACTGGCAGGGATAGCTTTCGCCACTGTTATTTTACTCGACCGCTGGATCAGCTGGGAAACCGCGCCCTATATCTATGAAGATGTAGAGCAACTGCCTGCCCGCGATGTTGGGATGGTTCTCGGCACATCGAAATATTATGCCTCCGGTGCCACTAACCTCTATTATACCTATCGAATTAAAGGTGCTGCGGATGCCTATCACAGCGGCAAAGTGAAGTACTTACTTCTGAGTGGTGACAACGGCGCACACAATTACAATGAGCCTATCGCCATGCGTAAAGACCTCATCAAAGCTGGCGTACCCGCTTCAAAAATTGTGCTCGACTTTGCTGGTTTTAGAACCTTAGACTCCGTGGTTCGTACGAAAAAAGTGTTCGATACCGATAACTTCACCATTATCACCCAGCGTTTTCATTGTGAACGAGCGCTATTCATTGCTAAGCACAAAGGGATTGATGCCCAATGTTTAGCGGTACCGACGCCAGAAGGTATGTTTAAAGTGCGGATACGTGAAGTGTTTGCCCGTTTAGGTGCACTTGCCGATCTCTATATTCTCCAGCGTGAACCTAAATTTTTAGGGGAGCAAGAATCCATTCCTGCTCCAATAAAAATGCCTGATGGCACAAAGGGCTACCCTGCAGTAACCCCCGATGAGCTAAACAAACTCAATTAA
- a CDS encoding NAD-dependent malic enzyme, whose translation MEHEHETKRPLYIPYAGPILLEFPLLNKGSAFTEEERANFNLYGLLPEQVETIEEQVERAYRQLIDFKTDIDKHIYLRNIQDTNETLFYRLIDAHLTEVMPLIYTPTVGEACEHFSDIYRRARGLFISYPNREYIDDMLQNATKQNVKVIVVTDGERILGLGDQGIGGMGIPIGKLSLYTACGGISPAYTLPVVIDVGTNNPQRLNDPLYMGWRHPRITGEEYDEFLEEFIQAVKRRWPNVLLQFEDFAQKNAMPLLNRYRDELCCFNDDIQGTASVTLGSLIAASHAAGSKLSDQRVTFLGAGSAGCGIAEQIIAQMKSEGLSDEEARARIYMVDRFGLLTDKLPNLLDFQSKLTQNSANLQDWDVNSDSISLLDVVRNAKPTVLIGVSGQAGLFTEEIIKEMHKHCPRPIVMPLSNPTSRVEARPEDIINWTEGQALVATGSPFPPVAYKDKVFAIAQCNNSYIFPGIGLGVIASGAKRVTDGMLMAASRALASCSPLAQKGEGPLLPLLSEIQEVSRVIAKQVAKEAQVQGVATMTSDSALDEAIEHNFWKPEYRVYKRTSF comes from the coding sequence ATGGAACATGAACACGAAACAAAACGTCCCCTATACATTCCTTACGCTGGTCCAATCTTACTCGAATTTCCTTTACTGAATAAAGGAAGCGCTTTTACAGAAGAAGAACGCGCTAATTTCAACCTGTATGGTTTACTGCCTGAACAAGTTGAAACTATTGAAGAACAAGTTGAACGTGCTTATCGCCAATTAATTGATTTTAAAACAGATATTGATAAGCATATCTACCTGCGTAATATTCAAGACACCAACGAAACCCTATTTTATCGCCTGATTGATGCACACTTAACCGAAGTGATGCCGCTCATTTACACGCCAACTGTGGGTGAAGCTTGCGAACATTTCTCTGATATCTATCGCCGTGCGCGTGGTTTGTTTATCTCTTATCCAAACCGTGAATACATCGATGACATGCTGCAAAACGCCACTAAACAAAACGTAAAAGTTATCGTTGTGACAGATGGCGAACGTATTCTTGGTTTAGGTGACCAAGGTATCGGTGGTATGGGTATTCCAATCGGTAAACTATCCCTGTATACCGCCTGTGGTGGTATTAGCCCTGCGTATACTTTACCAGTTGTTATTGATGTGGGTACCAACAACCCACAACGCCTGAATGACCCTCTGTACATGGGTTGGCGTCATCCACGTATTACGGGCGAAGAATACGATGAATTCCTTGAAGAATTTATCCAAGCCGTAAAACGCCGCTGGCCAAATGTGCTGCTGCAATTTGAAGACTTTGCACAAAAGAATGCGATGCCATTATTAAATCGCTATCGCGACGAGCTGTGCTGCTTCAACGATGATATTCAAGGTACCGCTTCCGTGACTCTGGGTAGCTTAATTGCCGCTAGCCATGCAGCAGGCAGCAAACTGAGCGATCAACGCGTCACATTCTTAGGCGCAGGTTCGGCAGGCTGTGGTATCGCAGAACAAATTATTGCTCAGATGAAATCAGAAGGTTTAAGCGATGAAGAAGCACGTGCACGCATCTACATGGTTGACCGTTTCGGATTACTGACAGACAAACTGCCAAACTTGCTGGATTTCCAAAGCAAATTGACGCAAAACAGCGCTAACTTGCAAGATTGGGATGTCAACAGTGACTCTATTTCACTGTTAGACGTTGTACGCAATGCGAAGCCAACAGTACTGATTGGTGTTTCTGGTCAAGCGGGTCTATTCACCGAAGAGATCATTAAAGAGATGCACAAGCACTGCCCTCGCCCAATCGTGATGCCATTATCTAACCCGACATCTCGTGTTGAAGCGCGCCCAGAAGATATTATCAACTGGACTGAAGGCCAGGCATTAGTGGCAACAGGTAGCCCATTTCCACCAGTGGCTTATAAAGACAAAGTCTTTGCTATCGCACAATGCAACAACTCCTATATCTTCCCTGGTATTGGTTTAGGCGTGATTGCATCCGGAGCGAAACGTGTGACTGATGGCATGTTGATGGCGGCAAGCCGTGCATTAGCAAGCTGCTCACCACTGGCACAAAAGGGTGAAGGTCCTCTATTACCACTGTTATCTGAGATCCAAGAAGTCTCCCGCGTGATAGCAAAACAAGTGGCTAAAGAAGCGCAAGTTCAAGGCGTGGCGACCATGACATCAGATAGCGCATTAGATGAAGCGATTGAGCACAATTTCTGGAAACCAGAATATCGTGTCTATAAACGAACTTCATTCTAA